The segment CTCATGGCGTTGGACTCTTCGAGCGGCTCAAAGCTCTGGGCCGCAAAAATAGGCACCCAACCATACGCAGTCGCGTTGTCAAGGACCGGCACCAACGCGTATGTGAGCGATTGGACCGGCTCTTCGGTTGACGTCGTGGATGCTGCGTCGGGCGCAAATATCGCTCACATCCAAGTCGGGGCGCATCCGAACGCATTGCTCGCCTCTCCGGACGGTGCAACATTGTACGTCGTGTGCGCGAACGATAACACCGTCTATGCGATCGACACGAAAACGAATTCGGTGCGCGCGCATTTCGATGTCGCGCTGTCTCCAAATTCGCCTGAGGGCTCGACGCCGGACGGCCTCGCACTTTCCACTGATGGGAAGACACTATTCGTCGCCGACGCCGGCAACAACACAGTGGTGGCCTTAGACCTCGCGAGCGGCGAGGTGAACGGGGCGGTGCCGGTTGGATGGTACCCCACCGATATCCTGATCACGCACGATGGTGCCCGACTGGTTGCGCTCGACGGTCACGGCACGCAAGTCCATTCCAATCCGCTGTATCGTCACCCCGATGCGCGGCCGAAATCCAAACAAGGTGCGAATCCCGACGAATATTACGTCGCGGAGTTGGCCACCGGGGATCTGGAACGACTCGCGATGCCGGATCAGAAAACGCTCGCCTCAGGATTGATCGTCGCGCGCGGCAACGTTCCACGCATCACAAACACTATCGACTGTTACAGCGTAGACTACAGCCTGAACTGCTCCCCGTTTGACCACGGTCGCATTTCTCCAGCGCCAACGCACGTCATCTACGTCATCAAAGAGAACCGGACGTATGACGAAGTGCTCGGCGATGACCCACGGGGCAACGGCGAGCGCGATCTCGCTATCTTCGGGAAGAGAATAACCCCTAATATTCATAGCCTCGCCGACAGCTTCGTCCTTCTCGACGATTTCGATGTGGATGCCGAAGTGTCGGCCGACGGCCACAATTGGTCGACGGCCGCGTACTCGACCGACTACGTCGATAAGCTTTGGCCGTCAACGTACTCGCACCGCAGGCAAGATTACGATTACGAAGGCAGCGCAGCGTCGCGACCGTCGGCGGGGTACATCTGGGATGCCGCGATCGCAAAGGGCTTAAGCGTGCGCGACTACGGCGAGTATACCGATTTTTCAACGAAGGCGGGCGATCTGGAAAAGCCTGTGGTCTCATCGTTGGTGGGCCGCATCGACCAGCATTACCGCGGCTTCGACCTGCAGGTCACGGATCAGTCGCGAACGGATGAATGGCTCCGCGAATTCAAAGAATTTGTCAAAAACGGGCAACTGCCGGCGTTCGAAATCGTCCGTCTGCCCAACGACCATACTTCGGCCACACGTCCGGGCATGCCGACGCCGTACGCGATGGTGGCCGACAACGACCTCGCGCTCGGCCGGATGATCGACGCACTGAGCCATAGTAAGTATTGGAAAAACACCGTCGTGTTCGTGCTTGAGGACGACGCCCAGGCCGGCCCGGATCACGTCAGCGATCACCGCACTGAAGCGCTCGTGATCGGTGCGCAGGTTAAGCGCGGATTCGTCGACCACACACACTACACCACCTCCGGCATGATCCGGACCATCGAAGGCATCCTCGGTCTCGAACACATGAGCCAGTTCGACGCAAATGCGCGCTTGATGGATTTGGACTTCGCGGCAATCGCAAACACGGCGCCATGGTCGGCGATCCGCGAGACGGTCGACCTCAAGGCCGTTAATCCACCGGATGCTTCGGGAGCGAAGGCCTCGATGCGACTAGACCTGAGCGGCGCCGACCGCGCAAATGAAGCGGCGTTCAATCGCATACTTATGGATTGGGCGAAGTCGCAGACGCACTAGAAGAGTGAGATTCAAAAATGGTCAGTAGGGCCGAGGTTTATCCTCGGCCTCGGCGAGCTTTAGCTCGCCAGTTAATAGGTCGGCTGGGCAAGCGATGCTTGCCCTTCTACAAAAAAGTCCTGGCCGACCATAAAGGTCGGCCCCACAGAAATGAGCGGCGCCGACCTGAAATGTAGGGCCGAGGTTTATCCTCGGCTTCGGCGAGCTTTAGCTCGCCGGTTAATAGGCCGGCTGGGCAAGCGATGCTTGCCCTCCTACAATAAATCCTGGCCGACCATAAAAGTCGGCCACACAGACATATTTGACTTAAAGCTCGCCGTCGAAGTAGTCCAGGTGGGGTGACGCGCGCACGCGCAGACGGCGGCCGCTGATGCTCACTTTGTCCGAATCCGGGTAGTGACACACGTCCTCCACCTCGTCCATGCCGAGCAGAAACACTTTGCATGGCGTGTCGCTGCCGTTGAGGAGTTGGTGCGCGCCGGTGTCGCCGACGGGAAACGCGATCACATCGCCCGGCCGGCACTCAAATGTTCCGCGCGGAGTGCGGATGGTCGGCCGGCCTTCCCAAACCAAGAACATCTCTTCTTCGAGTTGATGCGAGTGAAGCGGACAGAATTTCTTGCCCGGCGCCAGTTCGACCATCCAATAGCCGAGCTTGCGTGCGCCGATCGGGTTCCCGATCTCGTACAGGGTTGCTTCGTATCCGCCGGGATCCACTTCGTACTGCGCGGCGATCTCATCGATGTTGATGCGGTTGACGTACGCGTCGGTCCGCGATTGCAGGCATTCGCCGATAATGCGGTCGGCGTCGGCGAACAAGCACGCGCCGTCGCCGACGAGAAGGACGTCCAGTCGCAGCGCCCACAATTTGCGAAGCGACATCACCGCGGCGCGAGGGTCCAGCAGTTTGTCGTCGTCGAGCAGGCGCAGGCTTCCCGCCGGATCTCCCCACAATGCGTCGCCGACAATGGCCGCGTTAAGTTTCGGCAATGACAGCGCGATCTCGCCGGGGCTTTTCATGCCGTCAAACGCGATGACGCGGGCGCCTGCGAACGGCTCGTCGCCGTCATTTAACACGCGGTCGACGGGGCCGGTGAGCAGCGGCGCGTCGCCTTTGCTCGCGGCGATCTTCGCGCCGAATTGCGCTGCTACTTCGCGCGCCATCCGCTCGTGATCGCGATTCGTGACGATCACCCAGGCCGCGCCGCCGCGTTCGGCTAGTTCTGCGGACTGCTCGGGGAGCAGCGCGAGGGGATCGACGACGACATTGCCGCCCGGTATCGTCAAGAAATACGAGTTGAAGAACACGCGTCTTGCCGGTTGCCAGACCGACCACATGAAGACGCCCGGGATCACGGTGGGCTGCATGACGTCCTTGCCTTTCCTACGAGCAACGATTCGATGATGTTCAGCAGATGATCGGGCTCGAACGGCTTAACCACGAGGCCGTTGCCGATGAGATCCATCTCGGCGCGCAGTGCGGCGTCGGTGTTGCGCGCGGTGACGAATAGCACCGGCACATCGAAGAGACCTGGGTCTTTGCGCAGTTCCCGGCAGAAATCGAGACCGTCCTTTTGCGGCATGAGGAGGTCGGTTAGGACGATGTCGGGCCGCCGTCCGCGCGCGAGCGCGAGCGCCCCGGCCCCATCTCCGGCTTCAACCACTTCATATCCGGAGAACTCGAGGAACTGGCGCAAGACCGATCTTAACACCGGTTCGTCGTCGACGAGGAGAATATGCTTCACGCCGGTTTTTTGGACGACCGGCCGAAGTCGACCGGTTGAATGATGGAACTCTTCGCCGCGACGCTTTCGGCTGGGAACTCCACGGTCACCGTCGTCCCTGTGCCAACGACGCTTGATACCGCGATGGTGCCATGCATCTGCTCGACAAGCCGAGCCACGATCGCAAGTCCGAGACCCGTGCCTCGGATGGCCGTGCCGGGGCGCTCAACTCGATAAAAGCGGTCGAAGATATGCGGAAGATCGCGCTCGGGAATTCCCAGTCCGGTATCGGCGACCGCGAGACGGACTCGCGCCGGCGACCGCTCGACCGTGACCGTCACAAGTCCGGTTCCGGGCGTGAACTTGAGAGCGTTGCCGACGAGGTTGGCCACAACACGGCGAAGTGAGGCTTCATCGCCGCGCATGACCGTAGGCGCGGACGGCAGACGCAACTCGACCGGCGGTGCTTTTTCGTCCGCGAGTTCCCGGAAGCTTTCGACTTCAGAGCGCGCGACCTCAACGACGTCGACATCGGCCTCCGGACGGCGAGCTTCATCCGCGTCGATCTTCCCAACTTCGAGCAGATCATCCACGAGGAGATTGAGCCGTTTCGTCTCGCGTTCCAAGAGACCGACCAGCGTCCGGTCTTCGTCGTCAAATGAATAGCGCGGCGCTATCTTCGATACGAGCAAGGCGCACAACGTGCGCAACGTGGTGGCGGGGGTGCGGAGTTCGTGACTAGCGGTTCCGATGAAATCCGCGCGCACCCGCATCTGCCGTTCGAGATCATCCTTGGCGGTCACGAGTTGGTCGACGAGCGCGCGCCGGTCTGTGATGTCGCGCGACACGGCGATAAGGCCGGTCATCTTGCCATCGGCGTCGCGCTGCGCGGTAAAGGCGATCCCCGCCCAGTACGTGCTTCCGTCGGCGCGCGCGCGCGCGGTCTCCAAGTACATATAGCCGAGCCTAGACACCGTTGACCGGATCTCTGCGAGCGTCGTCGCGCTGAGCGCGACCGCGTTGATATCGTACACCGATTTGTCGATGAGGTCTGCTGTCTTGCAGCGGAGTTCCTTGGCAAGCGCGGCGTTGGCGTACCGGACCGTGCCGTCCGTGCTCACCAGCATCACGCCTTCACTGACCGATTCGACGACCGCCGCAAGCTTGCGCGACTCCGCCACTGTCGACTGCAACTGGCGAGTGCGGGCGGCCACTCGCTCCTCGAGACTTTCGTTGAGGACGCGCACGCGACGGTTGATCTGTCCGACCACCTCGATCGGCCATGCGAGCACCAGCCACAGCACGAACGCGCCGGCAGCGAACCACCACGGCTTGACGGATTGAACGGACGTAGCCGGTTCGACCACGAGCTGCCATTGCCGGTCTGCGAACTTGATGGGGAACGTCTGGGCGAATGGACCGGCGCCTTGACTGCCGGGCGGCCAGCTCGCCTGAAGGCGGCCGGTGCTGTCGTCAAGCGTGAATTTTGTGGGCGGAAGCGTCGCGCGCAAGTCGTCGATGAGCAAAGCGTGGACGTCGATACGAGCGACCACGTCGCCCTGCGCCTCGCGGTCGATGATGATCGGTGCTGCCGCGAAAACATACAACGGTCCGCTCACGTCGCCGCGATGCCGTGCCAATCGAAGCACTTCGGATGCGGCCATCGACTTTGTTAAGTCGGCTCGAGCCTGGACGATGTTGACCGCGGTTATCGTTTGAAACGAGATGTCTGGCGATTTAAGCCCAGAATGCTGCAAATCGCTCGGACCACTTGGGGTCACGAGCACGACGTGATCGCCGTTCCCGTTGAAATAGTCGATCGTGCGCAGCGCCGGATATTGTCCGAGCGCCCTGCGTGCCCCGGCTTCGAAGACCCGCCGGTCAAACCCATTTGCTTCGATGCCCGCCGCAAGCGAGTTTATGGCGACGAGCGTGTTGTCGATGCGCTCCGCTTCGCGTTGTGCCGCTTGGGCTCCGATCCGGCGCACTTCGTTTGAAACTCTAAAGCCGAGCCATGCGGTGGAGAATTGATACAGAAAGAACGCGCCAAACGCAAGGACCACGCCGGCGAGCAGCTGCGCGATGCGAACGCTGACGGCGCGGTCCTTGGTCACGGGTTGGCCCTAACGGTGCGGCGGCGGCGAGGCCGTCGAAGCGTCGACTTTCGTGTAGCCTGCCGGGATGTCGAAGAACGCGGGCTCGTACGGCTGGGTCTTCAGCGACGTCACGAGCGTCGTCGTAGAGATGTTCATCCCGGCCTTTTGTGAGCCGGGCATGGACATCGTGGACTTCAGCATGATGCGCGGTTGGGCGGACCTCACGGAGTTCGCCTGGATCATCATGTTTTGCGCGCAGGGGTTACTGGATTGACCCGGAGCGGACGGAATCGTCGGTATGGCAAGTTTTGTGGGGCACGACATCTTGACGGGCGGGGGCGCGAACCATACGTCTTCTGTCATCGACTGCGAGAAAGATGGGCAGTCGCCCGTGCCTTGCTCGGAAATGGTGATGGTGTCGACTGCATGATGAGCGGTCAGGCCCGCGATGACCTGCGTTTGGTTGTCGGGTTTTTCGTCTAACGTGATCGCGGTACGGCCGGTTCCGGTCATCGTCGTCGACGCGGGTGCCGGCGTGGCGGCCTTGGCCGCCGCTTGCGCTTTTGCGAGCGCCGCCGCAACGGTTTTCATCTCATCGTCGAAGCTGAGAACTGTATACGTTTTGGCGTTGTCGTCTATCGTGATGATGCGCGACAAGTCGCATTCCACGATCGTGCTCGTGCCTTTGCCATCGTCGCGTCTCGTGCGATAAGTCGAAATAGTGGTCGTGGTCGGAGGCTGCTCGCCTTTGTGCCCCATCATCATCTTCAAGAAACCGGGCACGTTCAAGGTCGTCGTGGTCACGTACTGCAATTCCTGGCCGCCGCCGGCAGCGCCGCTGCCGTTGCCGGTGGTTCCGCCAATCGCGTGCGCGGCCGGCGACGCGAACATCACCGCCAGGAGACCGGCGCCGATCAATGCATAATTACCCAACGATAATCGGGTCATGATGTTGTTCCTCCTCGTGTGCTCACGGATGTTTGAGAATCGTTAACCTCGGCGGCGTCTTCATCCTGGGACGGATACGGGCCGTCTGTACTAATCGAATGATTCTGGCGGGAGCCCGCATCTTGTCGTAGAAGTACGGCAAGTATGTCAATTCGTCCGCAATCCAAGCCGCATCAGCCGGTGATGCTCCGCTTTGAAGAGGGTGTAGCACCCGAACGTGGCGGCCCGCCGCTCGGCCCGTGGCAAGCATGGCTTCCCGCACCGCAAGCGATCGAAGGCACTTTTCCGAAACCCATAATCGCGCAGGGCCTGGCGGCGTACCAACGCGGTAAGGTGCGATCGCTCAACCTAAGGCGCGTCGATCTCGTCGCCACCGTTGCCGACACTGAAACGCACACCACAACGCTCACGCGCGATACGTCGCGGCCGCCTTTAGGACTTCGCTGCAATTGCACGTGCCGATACGGCTACGATTGCAAGCACGCGGTGGCCGCCCTGTACATGCTCATCGAACTCGCCTCACGTACACCCGATGCGCCTCCGGATGGCACCGGAGGGGACGGGACCGGCAACGGACACGCGGGCGCAGTCGACCAAAGCCGCCAGCTCGCGGCCGGCACAACGAATGGCCACGTTGCGGCCGCCGACCCGAGCCGCTCTTCGGCAATGCCGTCTTCTAACGGCCATACCGGCACTTCGCCGCCCATTCGCGACTTACTCGACATGCTCGCGCCGCATCACGAAGCCGTCGTGCCGCGCCGCCGGCTATGGGTGGTCATCGGCTTTGATGACCGGCTCGGTGTTTTTTACGCGCAGCTGCGGCTGGATGCCCCGAAACTGCACGGCGTCGCGCGCACGCATGCGGAATTGCAACAGCTCTATCGCACCACTCGCCAAGCCAACCTCACCGGTGAAGAGTGGGACCGGCACGACGCCGCACTGCTCTCGGATTCGTCGCTTGGCGCGATGTTCGGCACGCCTGCCGATTATGCGCTCGCGCGGGCCACGTCCGAACAGACTCAACGTCTAAGCAATAATTTCGCGCAACTGCTGCTGCGCCTCATCGCACATCCGCGCGTGCGGTTCGACGATCACCTCGCTGCCGCACCCGATCAGATGCCGGCTGTGAAGATCGCGCTCACGCCGCTTCGTCTTCGATTGGGCGGGGCGCGCGAGTCCGGCGATCTGCGATTGAACGGCGCGTTCGTCCGCCCAGACGGTTCGCTGGTCGACGTCGCGAGCGCGCGGCCGGTCGACGGCACGCCCGCATGGCTTTTCGACGGCGCCACTTTCCATCTGCACAGCGGCTCGTTCAGTCTGCGCATCGTCGACAAGTTGAAATCCACACCCACACTCACGCTTGCGCCTCCCGAAGTGCCGCAGTTCCTCGAATGCGCGCACGGTCTGCTCGACGCCGCCACCGCCGCCACGCTCATGCTCATGCCGGAAGACATGCGGTGTCAGACGCTGCTCACGCTTCGCTGGCAGGGCGACGGCATCACGATCTCTGCGGCCATCGAAGACGCGCATAGCGGCGCCAATTGGAAAGTGACGCCAGGCGAGTTCGCCGCGCTCCTTCGCATCGACGACGGAACGAAAGACAGCACACCCCGATACGCGTACTGCGATCCTTCGCAAGCCTCGCTCGTGCGGGCGCGGCTCGAAGCCGCAGGCGCCGTGCCGTGGCGCGACGTGAAAGACGCCTTCGCTCACGACCAGAACGGCGAAGCCCCGCCACACTACGACGAGACCGCGTGGCGCGTCGAGCCGACCGATGCCGCGTATCAATTCGGCACGGACGTCTTGCCGCAATGGCGCGGCGAACTCCAACTCGACATGGACGACACGGTCAAGTCGCTCGTCGAAGGTCCGAAGACGCTCAAGGTCTCGGTCAGCGTGGACACGGCGCACGAAGCCGCCGCCGCGAGGGCCAAGGCGAAGAAGCCATCAGCGGTTTCCACCGGTCCAATCGACTGGCTGGAGATATCCGTCGAACTGATGCTCGACGGTCAGGTACTCTCGCCGGACGATCTCAAAGCGCTCTGGCATAGCACGGGCCGCTACCATCGGCTGTCCGACGGCCGCTTCATCGACCTCTCGTCGTTCGCGCTGCTGCGCGAAGCCACCGGCGGCTTCGGCGGCACGCTCGAGCGCGGCGGCAAGGCACGACTCACGGCCGCGCAGATGCTTTCAGTGTACGACGATCTCGCGCGCGCATGCGGCGACACGCAGCTTCCAGCACCGTTGCGCGAGCTTCGCGAAGCGGTTCGCGATTTCGCCGGCATCGAAGAGACGGACCCGCCGGCGCATCTCGAGAAGATCCTGCGCCCGTACCAGCGCCGCGGCCTCGACTTTTTATCGTACCTCGGCCGCTACAAATTCGGCGGCATCCTTGCCGATGACATGGGCCTCGGCAAAACGCTGCAAGTCCTCGCATATCTGGATAGCAGGCGCGAATCTCGCGGCAGCGCGCCAAACCTCGTCGTCTGTCCGACATCGGTGACGCACACCTGGGTGAACGAGTCGGCGCGGTTCACACCCGAGATGAAGGTCGTTCTTCTCTCGGCTGGGTCCGGGCGAGATGCCATCTACAAGACCGCCGACGAGTATGACATGTTGGTCACATCGTACGCACTCGCTCGCCGGGATGCGGAAGCGCTCTCGGCCATCGGTTTTCGATCCGTCGTGCTCGATGAGGCGCAGCAGATCAAGAATCCACAGGCCAAGATTTCTCAGGTCATCAAGTCGATCGAAGCGGAGCAGCGGCTTGCGCTCACCGGCACACCCATCGAAAATTCCGTGCTCGACCTCTGGTCCATCGTCGATTTCGTCATGCCCGGACTTCTCGGCAACGAAAGCCATTTCCGGTCGGTCTTCGAAACACCGATCATGCGCGACGGCGATGTCGAAAAGCAGACGCGGCTCGCGAAACGCGTACAGCCCTTTATGATTCGGCGCCTCAAAACGCAGGTCGCCGCCGACTTGCCATCGCGCACCGAACAGAGCATCGAGTGCGAGATGACTGGCGCGCAAAAGAAAGCGTACCGGGAGATCGTCCTGCGTGCACGGCGCGAGATCTTGCGAGAAGTGGACGAGCACGGCATCGGCCGCGCGCAGCTCTCCATCCTCGCGGCATTGACGAAGCTGCGCCAGATCTGTTGCCATCCCGGGCTTGTCGGCGATCACTGGCGCGAAGATCCGGAAGCGTCGGGGAAATTCGTCGCGTTTCTCGAGCTGATCGATTCCATCGTCGAATCGGGTCATCGCGTGCTCGTGTTCTCTTCGTTCACGGAGATGCTCGGCTTGATGCGCGAGGCGCTCGACGCGCGCAAACTAAGTTACTCCTACCTCGACGGCGCCACGAAGAACCGTCAAAAAGTATTGGAAGACTTCAAGCGCGAGGAAGGGCCGCCGATATTCCTCATGAGCCTCAAGGCGGGCGGCGTCGGTCTGACCGTGACCGAGGCGGATTATGTGATCCTCTACGATCCGTGGTGGAATCCGGCGATCGAGCGCCAGGCGATCGACCGCACGCATCGCATCGGGCAGACCAAGCCGGTCACCGCCTACCGTCTCGTCACGCTCGGCTCGGTCGAAGAGAAAATCCAGGCTCTGCAAAGCCGCAAACAGGCGTTGGCGGATTCGGTCATCGCCACCGACGCGGCGTTCGCGAAGAGTCTCACGCGAGAGGACTTGGACGACCTCTTCGCGCTCATCGGCGACTGATCTGCATTGACCGCCGGGGACGTGATCCGCACGGAGCGATTGCGGTTGCGTCATCTCGTGCAACGCGACGTCGACGAACTCTATTCCATGTTCCAGGATCCGCTGGTGATGCGTTACTATCCGGCGCTCAAGTCGCGCGCCGATACCGACGCGTGGCTTGACTGGGTTTTTGCGGCCTACGCAAAGAATGGCCACGGATTGTTCGCGGTCGAGCGTGCGAGCGACGGCGCGTTCCTTGGGCAGTGCGGATTGATGCCGCAGACCGTCGAAGGCGAAGCGCTGGTCGAAATCGGCTATCTTTTCAAGAGCAAGCATTGGCATCGCGGCTATGCCACGGAAAGCGCGATCGGTTGTCGCGACCACGCATTCGGCGTGCTCAAGATTCCCAAAGTCATTTCGCTCGTGCGCCCGGAAAACGCCCCCTCACGCGCCGTGGCCGAGCGCATGGGAATGTCCGTCGATCGATCCACTACGTGGCGCGGCATTCCGCATCTCATCTACGCGGTCGACAATACCGACGCATGACTGAACGCGAACTGCGAGCGCTGCTGGAGCGCGGAATGGATGGCGTGGCCGCGTGGGAAGCGCGCTGGCCGGCGTTCGCGGCCGATCCGTCGCTCGACATACCATTCGATCGGGCGGCGGCCGCCATCGATGAGCTCGCGGAGCGGCTGCACGACAACTATCCGTTTTTCCATCCGCAATACGCCGGCCAGATGCTCAAGCCGCCCCATCCCATAGCGCTCGCCGCCTACGCGATGACGGCGCGCATAAATCCGAACAACCACGCGCTCGACGGCGGTCCGGCGACGGCGGCGCTCGAACGTGAAGCCGTCGCGCAGATCGCGACGATGTTCGGCTACGGCCACGATCACCTCGGCCATCTCACAAGTTCCGGCACGATCGCCAACCTTGAAGCATTGTGGGTCGCGACGCGACTGCGTCCGGGCACGGCGGTCGCGCACTCCGCCGAGGCTCACTATACGCATGCGCGCATGTGCGCCGTTCTTGGCGTGCGGTCGATCGCCGTTCCCGTCGACGCGCGAGGACGGATGGATGTCGCGGCGCTCCAGGCCTTGGCGGAATCGGACAACGTCGGCACGGTGGTCGTGACGGCGGGGACGACCGCTTCTGGCGCAGTGGACCCGGTGCACGAAGTGGTCGCGCTTGCGGCGACACGCGGATGGCGCGTGCACGCCGACACCGCGTACGGCGGATTTTTCAAGATCATAGCGGAGATGCCCGACGCGTACATGGATCCGGCGCCATGGCAAGCGCTATCCGCCTGCGATTCGATAGTGGTGGATCCGCACAAGCACGGCCTGCAGCCCTATGGTTGCGGATGCGTGCTCTTCCGCGACGCATCGGTGGGAGCGCTCTACAAACACGACAGCCCGTACACGTACTTCACGTCGCAAGAACTGCACCTCGGCGAGATCAGTCTTGAATGTTCGCGCGCCGGTGCTAGCGCGGCGGCGCTGTGGGCCACGTTGCGTTGTCTGCCTCTCTCGCCTACCGGACTCGGCCGCGCGTTGCTCGCCACGCGAACCGCGGCGCTGATCGCAAGCGCCAACGCGCGGGAAAGCGGCGAATTGAAGCCGGTCGTCGAGCCCGAGCTCGACATCTTCAGCGCCGCGCCGGTCAGAGCGGGTTCGCGCGCGGCCGCGTCGGCGATATCGGCCCGAACCCAAGCAGCGTTCGACAAGCTCGGGAGCGACCGGGACGACCCGCTCTATCTCGCAGTTTGGCGCGTGCCCGCTGCGTTCGGCCGTCTGGCGATGCCATACGTGGATTGGGATCGCGACGATTGCGCCGTCCTGCGCAGCGTGCTCATGAAGCCGGAACATAAGGACCGGGCGGCCGGTATCGTCAGCCGGATTCTGGCGGCGGTGAAGTAGACTTTAGTCGTGTGATGCCCGTCTCAGGCCGATGCGGCCCGTCACGTCGGTCAAGCTTTGCCGTCATATGTGCAGAAGGGGATCAACCACCATGCACACCTGCGCGTTCTGCCACGCCGATGCGACCCACTCGAACCTATTCCTGAATTTCATCTCGCAGGGTCCGCCGCAGTTCCGCATCTGTTCGGCATGCTACTTCGTAGCCGTCCGGCACGGATACTCAGTCGTGTGCGAAGATGGCGCCCCGCTGAAGCAAAAAGTCGCGTAACCTCCGTCCCCGTACAAGGGCAACCGTACTGGGGCAAGCATCGCTTGCCCCTTTGATTTTTTCGCCGTACTAGGGCAACTGTACTAGGGCGAGCATCGCTCGCCCAAAAAACGGGGCAAGCGATGCTTGCCCTCCTACGTAGATTTAAAAAATGGGTGAGCGATGCTCGCCCTCCTACGGCTACCGGTTTTTCATCGGCACCCAAGGCAGACCCATCAGGCCCGTGTATTTCACTTGCGGGCGGATCAGCCGGTTGTTGAGCATCTGCTCCATTACGTGCGCGGTCCAGCCTGCCATGCGGCTGCATGCGAACATGCACGTGAACGTGTCGGGCTCGATGCCGAGCGCGTAGAGCGTGGGCGCGGTGTAGAATTCGACGTTGGCGTACAGACGGCGGCCGGGCTTTTTCTCGTCCAGCACAC is part of the Candidatus Eremiobacteraceae bacterium genome and harbors:
- a CDS encoding response regulator, which codes for MKHILLVDDEPVLRSVLRQFLEFSGYEVVEAGDGAGALALARGRRPDIVLTDLLMPQKDGLDFCRELRKDPGLFDVPVLFVTARNTDAALRAEMDLIGNGLVVKPFEPDHLLNIIESLLVGKARTSCSPP
- a CDS encoding beta-propeller fold lactonase family protein, which codes for MPQRTKIAAAIVIGFATLVFALAGAERLRAADGTMLPNGWTITPAGELTPLGTLPLRVVEDPSGRWLAVSNAGYGAQSVTIVDERTGVVAASAPIAKSFYGLAFASDGKTLYASTAADGGIRRFAFDANTGALHDLGAWTIGSGSQWIAGLAVSADGRVVYAASTATDELMALDSSSGSKLWAAKIGTQPYAVALSRTGTNAYVSDWTGSSVDVVDAASGANIAHIQVGAHPNALLASPDGATLYVVCANDNTVYAIDTKTNSVRAHFDVALSPNSPEGSTPDGLALSTDGKTLFVADAGNNTVVALDLASGEVNGAVPVGWYPTDILITHDGARLVALDGHGTQVHSNPLYRHPDARPKSKQGANPDEYYVAELATGDLERLAMPDQKTLASGLIVARGNVPRITNTIDCYSVDYSLNCSPFDHGRISPAPTHVIYVIKENRTYDEVLGDDPRGNGERDLAIFGKRITPNIHSLADSFVLLDDFDVDAEVSADGHNWSTAAYSTDYVDKLWPSTYSHRRQDYDYEGSAASRPSAGYIWDAAIAKGLSVRDYGEYTDFSTKAGDLEKPVVSSLVGRIDQHYRGFDLQVTDQSRTDEWLREFKEFVKNGQLPAFEIVRLPNDHTSATRPGMPTPYAMVADNDLALGRMIDALSHSKYWKNTVVFVLEDDAQAGPDHVSDHRTEALVIGAQVKRGFVDHTHYTTSGMIRTIEGILGLEHMSQFDANARLMDLDFAAIANTAPWSAIRETVDLKAVNPPDASGAKASMRLDLSGADRANEAAFNRILMDWAKSQTH
- a CDS encoding ATP-binding protein, whose product is MTKDRAVSVRIAQLLAGVVLAFGAFFLYQFSTAWLGFRVSNEVRRIGAQAAQREAERIDNTLVAINSLAAGIEANGFDRRVFEAGARRALGQYPALRTIDYFNGNGDHVVLVTPSGPSDLQHSGLKSPDISFQTITAVNIVQARADLTKSMAASEVLRLARHRGDVSGPLYVFAAAPIIIDREAQGDVVARIDVHALLIDDLRATLPPTKFTLDDSTGRLQASWPPGSQGAGPFAQTFPIKFADRQWQLVVEPATSVQSVKPWWFAAGAFVLWLVLAWPIEVVGQINRRVRVLNESLEERVAARTRQLQSTVAESRKLAAVVESVSEGVMLVSTDGTVRYANAALAKELRCKTADLIDKSVYDINAVALSATTLAEIRSTVSRLGYMYLETARARADGSTYWAGIAFTAQRDADGKMTGLIAVSRDITDRRALVDQLVTAKDDLERQMRVRADFIGTASHELRTPATTLRTLCALLVSKIAPRYSFDDEDRTLVGLLERETKRLNLLVDDLLEVGKIDADEARRPEADVDVVEVARSEVESFRELADEKAPPVELRLPSAPTVMRGDEASLRRVVANLVGNALKFTPGTGLVTVTVERSPARVRLAVADTGLGIPERDLPHIFDRFYRVERPGTAIRGTGLGLAIVARLVEQMHGTIAVSSVVGTGTTVTVEFPAESVAAKSSIIQPVDFGRSSKKPA
- a CDS encoding cupin domain-containing protein encodes the protein MQPTVIPGVFMWSVWQPARRVFFNSYFLTIPGGNVVVDPLALLPEQSAELAERGGAAWVIVTNRDHERMAREVAAQFGAKIAASKGDAPLLTGPVDRVLNDGDEPFAGARVIAFDGMKSPGEIALSLPKLNAAIVGDALWGDPAGSLRLLDDDKLLDPRAAVMSLRKLWALRLDVLLVGDGACLFADADRIIGECLQSRTDAYVNRINIDEIAAQYEVDPGGYEATLYEIGNPIGARKLGYWMVELAPGKKFCPLHSHQLEEEMFLVWEGRPTIRTPRGTFECRPGDVIAFPVGDTGAHQLLNGSDTPCKVFLLGMDEVEDVCHYPDSDKVSISGRRLRVRASPHLDYFDGEL